In Drosophila subpulchrella strain 33 F10 #4 breed RU33 chromosome 3R, RU_Dsub_v1.1 Primary Assembly, whole genome shotgun sequence, the following are encoded in one genomic region:
- the LOC119550024 gene encoding spermidine synthase, with protein sequence MDSLNNGWFSELQADLWPGQSFSLKVKEVIHKEKSKFQDIQIVETETYGRCLILDGIIQCTARDEFSYQEMISFLPLCAHPNPKKVLIVGGGDGGVAREVVKHPLVEEVHQVEIDDRVVELSKQYLPEMACGFENKKLKLTIGDGFDYMKKHKNEFDVIITDSSDPIGPAVSLFQESYYELMKHALKDDGIVCSQGGSFWLDLDYIKKTMKGCKEHFAKVAYAVTSVPSYPCGHIGFVMGSLNKNLEFATPKLGKSEIDAIDLKYYSSEVHTAAFALPRWVQKHFYE encoded by the exons ATGGATTCGCTAAATAACGGATGGTTCAGCGAGCTTCAGGCAGATCTGTGGCCTGGCCAGTCCTTCTCCCTGAAGGTCAAGGAGGTAATCCAcaaggaaaaatcaaagttccaGGACATCCAGATTGTTGAGAC CGAAACCTACGGACGATGCCTGATTTTGGATGGAATCATCCAATGCACGGCCAGGGACGAGTTCTCTTACCAGGAAATGATATCCTTCCTGCCGCTCTGCGCCCATCCCAATCCCAAGAAGGTGCTCATCGTGGGCGGCGGTGATGGCGGCGTGGCTCGTGAAGTGGTGAAGCATCCGTTGGTCGAGGAAGTGCATCAGGTGGAAATCGACGACCGCGTTGTCGAGCTGTCCAAGCAATATCTACCGGAAATGGCCTGCGGATTCGAGAACAAGAAATTAAAGCTCACTATCGGCGACGGCTTTGACTACATGAAGAAGCACAAGAACGAATTTGATGTCATAATCACCGACAGCTCGGATCCAATCGGTCCGGCCGTGAGCTTGTTCCAGGAGAGCTACTATGAGCTCATGAAGCACGCCCTGAAAGACGATGGAATCGTGTGCTCCCAGGGCGGTAGCTTCTGGCTGGACCTGGACTACATCAAGAAGACAATGAAGGGCTGCAAGGAGCATTTCGCCAAAGTGGCCTATGCCGTCACCTCCGTTCCATCCTACCCATGCGGCCACATTGGCTTCGTCATGGGATCTCTGAACAAAAATCTGGAATTTGCCACTCCCAAACTTGGAAAGTCTGAAATCGATGCCATAGACCTGAAATACTATTCTTCTGAGGTCCATACGGCTGCCTTTGCCCTGCCGCGCTGGGTGCAAAAGCATTTTTACGAATGA
- the LOC119550013 gene encoding polycomb protein Scm yields MSGGRDSSTSSGSNSAAAGASTNATSSASSNASSATSPASTQRQRGRPAKRATCTWCGEGKLPLQYVLPTQTGKKEFCSETCIAEFRKAYSKGACTQCDNVIRDGAPNKEFCSIMCMNKHQKKNCSTRHSGGSASGKGLAESERKLLASGAPAPTGPFQYESFHVFDWDAYLEETGSEAAPAECFKQAQNPPNNDFKIGMKLEALDPRNVTSTCIATVVGVLGSRLRLRLDGSDSQNDFWRLVDSTEIHAIGHCEKNGGMLQPPLGFRMNASSWPGYLCKILNNAMVAPEEIFQPEPPSPEENLFKVGQKLEAVDKKNPQLICCATVDAIKDDQIHVTFDGWRGAFDYWCNYRSRDIFPAGWCARSCHPMQPPGHKSRMDSSSSKQRCPRPRYTVVAESEAMVPASPATAHFHPNCKGGPFINNSKLPCMVTGPTYQTLAKLCLQEVLAASTDTQQLSKLLFALEGDVHIVTAAGKNFTVKIPSPLRMKDDESLAQFIETLCTTCRACANLISLVHETEECKKCANSRKRTLTQSATPPSSPVLADKRNRQSTAATTPPSEKIIKQEVGAKSPVETKPKTPTNNGKEPTNHQNSHSLNNNSASKPSSTKVVIKTEPNGVTAQTSSTTQALRKVRFQHHANSNSIVANGNPDASQTTPVSSSHCSSSSTSSTTSLAGGSANASSIGKYLAPLVAEVHPEQVNVKPSNSYYKSPTTLSSSASLPTSVSTPFTGCQSASSTALAAGGVTAAKAATAPAGAAATAAASTSYTAITSPLSTPTSASANSHLRSQPIDWTIEEVIQYIESNDNSLAVHGDLFRKHEIDGKALLLLNSEMMMKYMGLKLGPALKICNLVNKVNGRRNNLAL; encoded by the exons ATGTCGGGGGGACGCgacagcagcaccagcagcggTAGCAACTCGGCCGCAGCGGGCGCAAGCACGAATGCCACCTCCTCCGCCTCATCCAATGCCTCATCCGCCACATCGCCCGCGTCCACGCAACGACAACGCGGACGGCCGGCCAAACGGGCCACTTGCACCTGGTGCGGCGAGGGCAAGCTGCCGCTGCAGTACGTCCTGCCCACGCAGACCGGCAAGAAGGAGTTTTGCTCGGAGACCTGCATCGCCGAGTTCCGCAAGGCGTACAGCAAGGGGGCGTGCACACAGTGCGACAACGTCATCCGCGATGGGGCGCCCAACAAGGAGTTCTGCTCCATCATGTGCATGAACAAGCACCAGAAAAAGAACTGCTCCACCAGGCACAGCGGCGGCTCGGCATCGGGCAAGGGCCTGGCGGAAAGCGAGCGCAAGTTGCTGGCCAGTGGAGCGCCCGCGCCGACGGGGCCCTTCCAATACGAGAGCTTTCACGTCTTCGACTGGGATGCCTATCTGGAG gaaaCGGGTAGCGAAGCTGCTCCTGCAGAATGTTTTAAACAGGCTCAAAATCCTCCCAACAACGACTTTAAGATCGGCATGAAGCTGGAGGCATTAGATCCGCGCAACGTCACTTCCACCTGCATAGCCACCGTGGTTGGAGTGCTGGGCTCCAGACTACGGCTACGCCTGGACGGGAGTGATTCACAGAATGACTTTTGGCGGCTAGTGGACTCCACGGAAATCCATGCCATTGGGCACTGTGAGAAGAACGGCGGCATGCTGCAGCCCCCGCTTGGCTTCCGAATGAACGCCTCCAGCTGGCCCGGCTATCTGTGCAAGATCCTCAACAATGCCATGGTGGCGCCAGAGGAGATCTTCCAGCCGGAGCCACCTTCGCCGGAGGAGAACCTGTTCAAGGTGGGCCAGAAATTGGAGGCCGTCGACAAGAAGAACCCCCAGCTGATTTGCTGTGCCACAGTGGACGCCATCAAGGATGACCAGATCCATGTGACTTTCGACGGCTGGCGAGGGGCCTTCGACTACTGGTGCAACTACCGATCGCGTGACATTTTTCCCGCTGGCTGGTGCGCCCGGAGTTGTCACCCCATGCAGCCACCGGGGCACAAATCACGCATGGACTCTAGCTCCAGCAAGCAGCGATGCCCGCGTCCCCGCTACACCGTAGTTGCCGAATCGGAGGCTATGGTTCCCGCTTCTCCGGCAACCGCCCACTTCCATCCGAACTGCAAGGGAGGTCCGTTCATCAACAACTCCAAGCTGCCATGCATGGTGACAGGACCGACGTACCAAACGTTGGCCAAGCTGTGCCTGCAGGAGGTTTTGGCAGCTAGCACAGACACGCAACAGCTCTCCAAGCTGCTGTTCGCCTTGGAAGGAGACGTTCATATAGTTACGGCAGCTGGAAAGAATTTCACT GTCAAAATACCCTCTCCTCTGCGGATGAAGGATGACGAGAGCTTGGCCCAATTTATCGAGACGTTGTGCACTACATGCCGGGCATGTGCGAATCTCATCTCCCTGGTCCACGAGACGGAGGAGTGCAAGAAGTGCGCCAACAGTCGGAAGCGCACGCTGACGCAGTCAGCAACGCCGCCTTCCTCGCCAGTGCTTGCCGACAAGCGAAATCGTCAGTCGACTGCGGCAACTACTCCGCCATCTGAAAAGATCATCAAACAGGAGGTCGGTGCTAAATCGCCCGTCGAGACCAAGCCGAAAACACCGACGAACAACGGAAAGGAACCCACAAACCATCAGAACAGCCACAGTCTGAACAACAACAGTGCCAGCAAGCCCAGCAGCACAAAGGTGGTCATAAAGACAGAGCCCAACGGAGTGACTGCCCAGACGTCCTCCACAACGCAAGCTCTGCGGAAAGTACGATTCCAGCACCATGCAAATAGCAACAGCATTGTGGCCAATGGAAACCCGGACGCGAGCCAGACCACGCCCGTTTCCAGCAGCCATTGCAGCAGCTCGTCAACATCCTCCACCACAAGCCTGGCCGGAGGATCAGCCAACGCCAGCTCAATTGGAAAATATCTGGCGCCTCTGGTGGCCGAAGTGCATCCAGAGCAGGTCAACGTTAAGCCCTCGAACAGCTACTACAAGAGTCCGACGACGCTCTCGTCCAGCGCCTCGTTGCCCACATCCGTGTCCACGCCTTTCACGGGCTGCCAGTCAGCCTCGTCCACTGCACTGGCTGCAGGCGGAGTTACGGCGGCCAAGGCGGCTACCGCGCCAGCAGGAGCAGCGGCAACTGCGGCTGCTTCCACGAGCTATACCGCGATTACCTCACCCCTGAGCACACCCACGTCTGCTTCGGCGAACTCGCATCTGCGGTCGCAGCCCATCGACTGGACCATCGAAGAGGTGATCCAGTACATCGAGAGCAACGACAACTCCCTCGCAGTCCATGGCGATCTCTTCCGAAAGCAT GAAATCGATGGTAAAGCTTTACTATTGCTAAATTCAGAGATGATGATGAAGTACATGGGCCTCAAGCTAGGACCAGCCTTAAAAATCTGCAATTTAGTGAATAAGGTTAATGGTCGTCGAAATAATCTGGCACTCTAA
- the LOC119549329 gene encoding histone-lysine N-methyltransferase PR-Set7 — protein MIMVRRRQRTAKESTSSPASGGGPSSASDIPVDQTLPMSVAGSLLEDQYFASPKRKDCRLMKVSENGQLPETTLMDHKGHHKDNKAGRTIGVPLATRSQTRTIENFFKANAAVKDSEKTIHTEDQLKLVHEELNQEDKQMNGQLNEEGEELQLANEQLNEHLAFADDEDAKAEQKLMEELQLQQVVEELLFDGSSRASSDSPCYQREMQAMQEIQVMPEILHIKEFPELNERLGSLADFQTHRSALRDSHSSTHSSSTDNIFLQEPVLTLDIDRTPTKASSIKINRSFELAGAVFSSPPSVLNACLNGRFNQIVSLNGQKEPLAGPSFDLDQHDSSSCDSGVACALTANTESPAGQARRRKPATPHRILCPSPIKTGLKVTGGICKVGSTDPLSPRKSPRKLPATTAAVAACKSRRRLNQPKPQAPYQPQPQLQKSPPQQQQQDDIVVVLDDDDDEDEDDVHALLKAAEERENQNKAPATANCNKAGMKAMLKPAPVKSKTKSKGPAKGQPPLPLAATNGNREMTDFFPVRRSVRKTKTAVKEEWMRGLEQAVLEERCEGLQVRHFMGKGRGVVAERPFKRNEFVVEYVGDLISINEAAEREKRYALDENAGCYMYYFKHKTQQYCIDATVDTGKLGRLINHSRAGNLMTKVVLIKQRPHLVLLAKDDIEPGEELTYDYGDRSKESLLHHPWLAF, from the exons ATGATAATGGTGCGAAGACGACAACGGACCGCCAAGGAGTCCACGTCCTCCCCCGCCTCCGGGGGAGGACCCTCCTCGGCATCTGACATTCCGGTGGACCAAACGCTGCCAATGAGCGTGGCGGGAAGTCTGCTGGAGGATCAGTATTTTGCCAGCCCCAAGCGGAAAGACTGCCGACTGATGAAGGTCAGCGAAAATGGTCAACTGCCGGAAACCACATTGATGGACCACAAAGGCCATCACAAAGACAACAAAGCGGGTCGCACAATAG GCGTTCCCTTGGCCACACGCTCGCAAACGCGCACTATTGAGAACTTTTTCAAAGCAAATGCTGCCGTCAAGGATTCCGAAAAGACAATACACACAGAGGATCAGCTAAAGCTGGTGCATGAGGAGCTAAACCAAGAGGATAAGCAGATGAATGGACAGCTGAACGAGGAGGGTGAGGAGCTACAACTGGCAAATGAGCAACTAAATGAGCACCTGGCCTTTGCCGACGACGAAGATGCCAAGGCAGAGCAAAAACTAATGGAGGAGCTGCAACTGCAGCAGGTTGTAGAGGAACTACTGTTCGATGGCAGTTCTAGAGCCTCCTCGGATTCGCCCTGCTATCAGCGTGAGATGCAGGCCATGCAAGAGATCCAAGTGATGCCTGAAATCCTACACATCAAAGAGTTTCCAGAGCTAAATGAGCGACTCGGCTCCCTGGCCGACTTTCAGACCCATCGATCTGCGCTGAGGGACAGCCACAGTTCGAcgcacagcagcagcaccgACAACATCTTTCTGCAGGAACCCGTGCTTACCCTCGACATAGATCGCACGCCCACCAAAGcctctagcataaaaattaatCGCAGTTTTGAGCTGGCCGGAGCCGTGTTCTCATCTCCTCCTTCTGTGCTAAATGCCTGCCTTAATGGGCGCTTCAATCAAATAGTAAGCCTTAATGGTCAAAAGGAGCCGCTGGCTGGGCCAAGTTTCGACTTGGACCAACACGACAGCAGTTCCTGTGACAGCGGGGTAGCCTGTGCACTCACTGCCAATACTGAATCGCCAGCGGGGCAAGCTCGTCGCAGGAAACCAGCCACACCGCATCGCATTCTGTGCCCCTCGCCCATCAAGACCGGTTTAAAGGTAACCGGAGGGATTTGCAAGGTCGGATCCACGGATCCGTTGTCGCCGCGCAAGTCGCCAAGGAAATTGCCCGCCACCACTGCGGCCGTGGCCGCCTGCAAGTCGCGTCGAAGACTGAACCAGCCAAAGCCACAAGCGCCTTACCAGCCACAACCACAATTGCAGAAATCACCgccacaacagcagcagcaggatgACATCGTTGTGGTGCtggatgacgatgatgatgaggaCGAGGACGATGTCCACGCCCTGCTCAAGGCCGCCGAAGAGCGGGAGAACCAGAACAAAGCACCAGCCACAGCCAACTGTAACAAGGCGGGCATGAAAGCCATGCTCAAGCCAGCGCCTGTAAAATCAAAGACCAAAAGCAAGGGGCCAGCGAAGGGACAACCGCCGCTGCCCTTGGCTGCCACCAATGGCAACCGTGAGATGACCGACTTCTTCCCGGTGCGAAGGAGCGTACGCAAAACCAAGACGGCCGTCAAGGAGGAATGGATGCGCGGCCTGGAGCAGGCAGTGCTCGAGGAGCGCTGCGAGGGTCTCCAGGTCCGTCACTTTATGGGCAAGGGAAGAGGTGTGGTCGCCGAGCGGCCCTTCAAACGAAACGAGTTCGTGGTGGAGTATGTGGGAGACCTCATATCCATTAACGAGGCCGCCGAACGGGAGAAGCGCTATGCGTTGGATGAGAATGCCGGGTGCTACATGTACTACTTTAAGCACAAGACCCAGCAGTACTGCATCGATGCCACTGTGGACACCGGCAAGCTGGGACGCCTCATCAATCACTCTCGTGCCGGCAACCTGATGACCAAGGTGGTACTCATCAAGCAGCGACCACACCTCGTACTCCTGGCCAAGGACGACATCGAGCCGGGCGAGGAGCTGACCTACGATTACGGGGACCGATCCAAGGAGTCGCTGCTGCATCATCCCTGGTTGGCCTTCTGA